Proteins from one Streptomyces sp. NBC_00390 genomic window:
- a CDS encoding citrate synthase — MSDNSVVLRYADGEYTYPVVESTVGDKGFDIGKLRAQTGLVTLDSGYGNTAAYKSAVTYLDGEQGILRYRGYPIEQLAERSTFLEVAYLLINGELPTVDELSAFRGEITQHTLLHEDVKRFYGGFPRDAHPMAMLSSVVSALSTFYQDSHNPFDEKQRHLSTVRLLAKLPTIAAYAYKKSIGHPFVYPRNDLGYVENFLRMTFSVPAQEYEPDPVVVSALDKLLILHADHEQNCSTSTVRLVGSSQANMFASISAGISALWGPLHGGANQSVLEMLEGIQADGGDVDSFIRKVKNKEDGVRLMGFGHRVYKSFDPRAKIIKAAAHDVLSALGKSDELLDIALKLEEHALSDDYFVSRNLYPNVDFYTGLIYRAMGFPTEMFTVLFALGRLPGWIAQWHEMIKEPGSRIGRPRQIYTGEVLRDFVPVEAR; from the coding sequence GTGAGCGACAACTCTGTAGTACTGCGGTACGCGGACGGTGAATACACCTACCCGGTGGTCGAGAGCACCGTCGGTGACAAGGGCTTCGACATCGGGAAGCTCCGAGCCCAGACCGGTCTGGTGACCCTGGACAGCGGTTACGGCAACACCGCCGCGTATAAATCCGCGGTCACCTACCTCGACGGCGAGCAGGGCATCCTGCGGTACCGCGGCTACCCGATCGAGCAGCTGGCCGAGCGTTCCACCTTCCTCGAGGTGGCGTACCTGCTGATCAACGGCGAGCTTCCCACGGTCGACGAGCTTTCGGCCTTCAGGGGTGAGATCACCCAGCACACGCTGCTGCACGAGGACGTCAAGCGGTTCTACGGCGGCTTCCCGCGCGACGCGCACCCGATGGCCATGCTGTCCTCGGTGGTCAGTGCGCTGTCGACGTTCTACCAGGACAGCCACAACCCGTTCGACGAGAAGCAGCGTCATCTCTCCACGGTCCGGCTGCTCGCCAAGCTGCCGACGATCGCGGCGTACGCCTACAAGAAGTCGATCGGCCACCCCTTCGTCTACCCGCGCAACGACCTCGGGTACGTCGAGAACTTCCTGCGGATGACCTTCTCGGTCCCGGCGCAGGAGTACGAGCCGGACCCGGTCGTGGTCTCGGCGCTCGACAAGCTGCTGATCCTGCACGCGGACCACGAGCAGAACTGCTCGACCTCCACCGTGCGTCTGGTCGGCTCCTCGCAGGCGAACATGTTCGCCTCGATCTCGGCGGGCATCAGCGCCCTGTGGGGCCCGCTGCACGGTGGCGCCAACCAGTCGGTCCTGGAGATGCTCGAGGGCATCCAGGCGGACGGCGGCGACGTCGACTCCTTCATCCGCAAGGTGAAGAACAAGGAGGACGGCGTCCGTCTGATGGGCTTCGGCCACCGCGTCTACAAGAGCTTCGACCCGCGGGCGAAGATCATCAAGGCGGCGGCGCACGATGTCCTCTCGGCGCTCGGCAAGTCCGACGAGCTGCTCGACATCGCGCTGAAGCTCGAGGAGCACGCGCTCTCCGACGACTACTTCGTCTCGCGCAACCTCTACCCGAACGTGGACTTCTACACGGGTCTGATCTACCGGGCCATGGGCTTCCCGACCGAGATGTTCACCGTGCTGTTCGCGCTCGGCCGGCTGCCCGGCTGGATCGCCCAGTGGCACGAGATGATCAAGGAGCCGGGTTCCCGTATCGGCCGCCCGCGCCAGATCTACACCGGCGAGGTCCTGCGCGACTTCGTCCCGGTCGAGGCCCGCTGA
- a CDS encoding Cgl0159 family (beta/alpha)8-fold protein encodes MSRVDIGELVGIRTRHPEAVAEAAGRRRRRPGLVGDNGRLMIIAADHPARGALAVGDRPLAMANRLDLLERLCLALSRPGVDGVLATADILDDLLLLGALENKVVMGSMNRGGLAGAAFELDDRFTGHRARDLERLGFDAGKLLLRIDYDDPASLDTLDAAARAVDEMAERQLPVFIEPFICHRIDGRLRNDLGAEAVTRSIAIASGLAGTSAYSWLKVPVTDDPDDMQAVMETSTLPAVLLGGDIGDDQDSAYEKWRGALQLPTVQGLVVGRSLLYPADGDVAGAVDTAVGLL; translated from the coding sequence GTGAGCCGTGTCGACATCGGCGAGCTCGTCGGGATCCGGACCCGGCATCCCGAAGCCGTGGCGGAGGCCGCCGGACGCCGGCGCCGGCGGCCCGGACTCGTCGGCGACAACGGCCGGCTGATGATCATCGCGGCCGACCACCCGGCCCGCGGCGCACTCGCCGTCGGTGACCGCCCGCTCGCCATGGCCAACCGCCTCGACCTGCTGGAGCGGCTCTGCCTCGCGCTCTCGCGCCCCGGTGTGGACGGCGTCCTCGCCACCGCCGACATACTCGACGACCTGCTCCTCCTCGGTGCCCTCGAGAACAAGGTCGTCATGGGCTCGATGAACCGCGGCGGCCTCGCCGGAGCCGCCTTCGAGCTGGACGACCGGTTCACCGGGCACCGCGCCCGCGACCTGGAACGGCTCGGCTTCGACGCCGGCAAGCTCCTGCTGCGTATCGACTACGACGACCCGGCGTCCCTCGACACCTTGGACGCAGCGGCCCGGGCCGTCGACGAGATGGCCGAGCGTCAGCTTCCCGTCTTCATCGAGCCGTTCATCTGTCACCGGATCGACGGACGACTCCGCAATGATCTCGGCGCCGAAGCCGTCACCCGGTCCATCGCCATAGCGTCCGGACTGGCCGGCACCTCCGCGTACAGCTGGCTGAAAGTGCCCGTCACCGACGATCCGGACGATATGCAGGCAGTGATGGAGACCTCCACCCTCCCGGCGGTGCTCCTCGGGGGCGATATAGGGGACGACCAGGACTCCGCCTACGAGAAGTGGCGGGGCGCGCTGCAACTGCCCACCGTCCAGGGACTGGTGGTGGGCCGTTCGCTGCTCTATCCGGCCGACGGGGATGTCGCCGGTGCGGTCGACACGGCCGTCGGACTGCTGTGA
- a CDS encoding helix-turn-helix transcriptional regulator: MTDRRLWSYKDIAAHIKVQTETVRSYRKHGLLPPPDHVEAGKPYWYADTIRLWVANRPGNRGRR, translated from the coding sequence ATGACGGACAGAAGGCTCTGGTCCTACAAGGACATCGCCGCGCACATCAAGGTCCAGACGGAAACAGTCCGTTCCTACCGCAAACACGGCCTTCTTCCGCCACCCGACCATGTGGAGGCAGGCAAGCCCTACTGGTACGCGGACACGATCCGCCTCTGGGTCGCCAACCGTCCCGGAAACCGGGGCCGTCGGTAA
- a CDS encoding MMPL family transporter, whose translation MSEVNSSPRLGGWTRFVTARPRLALLTALVLTALAVFAGSGVADRMGAGGWQDPAAESSYATEALEREFPASQPNLLLLVDAGRAGVDDPSVVAEAGRLVSRLSAEEGVTGVGSYWQTKAPALRAEDGRQALIAARVEGDEKTTSETLKRMAPDYRGAHGPLKVSIGGPVAVQQEMTETIQEDLLRAELIALPITLVLLVMVFGSAVAALLPLGVGIIAILGTNAVLRGITEFADVSVFAQNLTTALGLGLAIDYALFIVRRFREELSAGREVREAVGATLRTAGRTVLFSALTVAVSLAAMLVFPQYFLRSFAYAGIAVVLLAALAALILLPAALMLLGHRVNALDLRRLFGRGRGREGAADDPAAAKSGAGWARVAAVVMRRAPLFAIGTVGALVLLGLPFLGVKFGTPDDRQLPPTAESHVVQQQIRDGFPGSPTGGLEVITERAGASGAAPTPAQYAQYRERISALPEVVRVDGPVVSGAFAYFTVLPEGEAVGEQAQRLVHELRDVPAPFETSVTGRAAVLEDSKNAIADRLPLALGIIVVATLLLVFLLSGSVLIPLQAVVLNALSLTAMFGAVVWVFQDGHLSGLLAFTSTGDIETTLPVLMFCIAFGLSMDYGVFLLSRIKEEYDRSGDHEQAVRFGLQRTGGLITAAAVILAVVMVGIGTSRVTNTKMLGLGIALAVLMDAMVVRSLLVPSVMKLMGRSTWWAPRPLRRFHERFGLSEGEAAAHSGEAGKSGAEPHAAQGPTAEATATETADRDPAGV comes from the coding sequence ATGTCCGAAGTCAACAGCTCGCCGCGGCTGGGGGGATGGACCCGCTTCGTCACGGCGAGGCCGCGTCTGGCGCTGCTGACCGCCCTGGTCCTGACCGCGCTCGCCGTGTTCGCCGGCAGCGGGGTCGCCGACCGGATGGGCGCCGGAGGCTGGCAGGATCCGGCAGCCGAGTCGAGCTATGCCACCGAGGCCCTGGAGCGGGAGTTCCCTGCCTCCCAGCCGAATCTCCTGCTCCTCGTCGACGCCGGCCGGGCGGGTGTGGACGACCCGTCGGTCGTCGCCGAGGCCGGCCGCCTGGTGAGCAGACTCTCCGCCGAGGAGGGCGTCACGGGTGTCGGGTCGTACTGGCAGACCAAGGCGCCCGCCCTGCGCGCCGAGGACGGACGCCAGGCGCTGATCGCGGCCCGCGTCGAGGGCGACGAGAAGACCACGTCCGAAACGCTGAAGCGGATGGCCCCGGACTACCGGGGCGCGCACGGCCCGCTGAAGGTCTCGATCGGCGGCCCGGTCGCCGTCCAGCAGGAGATGACGGAGACGATCCAGGAGGACCTGCTCCGGGCGGAGCTGATCGCCCTGCCGATCACGCTGGTGCTGCTGGTCATGGTCTTCGGCAGCGCGGTCGCGGCGCTGCTGCCGCTGGGTGTCGGCATCATCGCCATCCTGGGGACGAACGCCGTGCTGCGGGGCATCACCGAGTTCGCCGACGTCTCGGTCTTCGCGCAGAACCTCACCACGGCGCTGGGGCTCGGACTCGCCATCGACTACGCCCTGTTCATCGTGCGCAGATTCCGCGAGGAACTGTCCGCGGGAAGGGAGGTGCGCGAAGCGGTCGGAGCGACTCTGCGCACCGCGGGCCGTACCGTCCTCTTCTCCGCCCTGACCGTGGCGGTGTCCCTGGCCGCGATGCTGGTCTTCCCGCAGTACTTCCTGAGGTCGTTCGCCTATGCGGGCATCGCCGTCGTACTGCTCGCGGCCCTCGCCGCACTGATCTTGCTGCCCGCGGCGCTGATGCTCCTCGGCCATCGGGTCAACGCGCTGGACCTGCGCCGTCTGTTCGGGCGCGGTCGCGGACGTGAGGGCGCCGCAGATGACCCGGCGGCTGCGAAGTCCGGCGCGGGCTGGGCCCGGGTCGCCGCTGTGGTGATGCGCCGGGCCCCGCTGTTCGCCATCGGTACGGTCGGCGCCCTGGTGCTGCTCGGACTGCCCTTCCTGGGCGTGAAGTTCGGCACCCCCGACGACCGTCAGTTGCCGCCCACCGCCGAGTCCCACGTCGTCCAGCAGCAGATACGGGACGGCTTCCCCGGCAGCCCCACCGGCGGACTCGAAGTGATCACCGAGCGCGCCGGAGCCTCGGGGGCCGCGCCGACACCCGCCCAGTACGCGCAGTACCGCGAGCGCATCTCGGCCCTGCCGGAGGTGGTGCGCGTCGACGGACCCGTCGTCTCCGGCGCCTTCGCCTACTTCACCGTGCTGCCCGAGGGCGAGGCCGTGGGCGAGCAGGCGCAGCGGCTCGTGCACGAGCTGCGCGATGTGCCGGCCCCGTTCGAGACATCGGTGACCGGAAGAGCCGCGGTGCTGGAGGACTCCAAGAACGCCATCGCGGATCGGCTGCCTCTGGCGCTCGGGATCATCGTTGTGGCGACACTCCTGCTGGTCTTCCTGCTCAGTGGCAGCGTGCTGATCCCGCTCCAGGCGGTCGTGCTCAACGCGCTCAGTCTGACGGCGATGTTCGGGGCCGTCGTCTGGGTCTTCCAGGACGGCCATCTCTCCGGACTGCTCGCCTTCACCTCCACCGGGGACATCGAGACCACCCTGCCCGTGCTCATGTTCTGCATCGCCTTCGGGCTCTCGATGGACTACGGCGTCTTCCTGCTCTCCAGGATCAAGGAGGAGTACGACCGCTCCGGCGACCACGAGCAGGCCGTACGGTTCGGGCTGCAGCGCACCGGCGGGCTGATCACCGCGGCGGCCGTGATCCTCGCGGTGGTGATGGTGGGCATAGGCACCTCGCGGGTGACCAACACCAAGATGCTCGGCCTCGGCATCGCGCTCGCCGTGCTGATGGACGCCATGGTGGTGCGCAGCCTGCTGGTCCCCTCGGTGATGAAGCTGATGGGCAGGTCGACCTGGTGGGCGCCGCGGCCGTTGCGCCGCTTCCATGAGCGGTTCGGGCTCAGCGAGGGGGAGGCGGCAGCTCATTCCGGGGAGGCAGGGAAGAGTGGAGCGGAGCCGCACGCGGCCCAGGGGCCGACAGCGGAAGCGACCGCGACAGAGACGGCGGACCGGGACCCGGCCGGGGTGTGA
- a CDS encoding heavy-metal-associated domain-containing protein codes for MTAETKTGIETAGTTGSCCSSNGTGHHGPSGGQAGGVTVVYRVTGMTCGHCEGAVSSEISAIAGVTSVTATAATGLVTVVSDAPVDEADVRAAVDEAGYELAGTA; via the coding sequence ATGACCGCCGAGACGAAGACCGGGATCGAGACTGCGGGGACGACCGGCTCGTGCTGCTCCTCGAACGGCACCGGACACCACGGGCCGTCCGGCGGGCAGGCCGGCGGCGTCACCGTCGTCTACCGGGTGACCGGCATGACCTGCGGGCACTGCGAGGGCGCCGTCAGCAGCGAGATCTCCGCGATCGCCGGGGTCACGTCCGTGACGGCCACGGCCGCGACCGGCCTGGTCACCGTGGTCTCCGACGCCCCGGTCGACGAGGCGGACGTGCGCGCCGCCGTGGACGAGGCCGGCTACGAGCTGGCCGGCACAGCCTGA
- the iolB gene encoding 5-deoxy-glucuronate isomerase: protein MSEKKLHGLHLRAGSTADGPYALRIAPAQAGWDYAGLRVLELEPGGSHLLKAGDSEWIVLPLSGGCTVHTQDGIFELHGRESVFGGVSDFAYVPRDARAQIASGVGGRFALAGAKCERRLPARYGPAPEVPVEARGSGIQAREVHNFAAAGAFACDRLIAVEVITPGGHWSSYPPHKHDEHRPGEESELEEIYYFEIDRGGVGYQRISPSRPGGADLLAEVRTGDAVLVPDGWHGPSIAEPGRPMYYLNVMAGPGAEREWLIRFHPDHTAEGYR, encoded by the coding sequence ATGAGCGAGAAGAAGCTGCACGGTCTCCACCTTCGCGCGGGGAGCACGGCGGACGGCCCGTATGCGCTGCGCATCGCCCCCGCACAGGCCGGCTGGGACTATGCCGGCCTGCGTGTGCTGGAGCTTGAGCCGGGCGGGTCGCACCTGCTGAAGGCCGGTGACAGCGAGTGGATCGTGCTCCCGCTCAGCGGAGGTTGCACCGTGCACACCCAGGACGGAATCTTTGAACTGCACGGCAGAGAAAGCGTGTTCGGCGGAGTGAGCGACTTCGCCTATGTACCGCGTGATGCCCGTGCCCAGATCGCCTCCGGCGTGGGAGGCCGCTTCGCCCTGGCAGGAGCGAAGTGCGAGCGCCGACTCCCCGCTCGCTACGGCCCCGCGCCGGAGGTTCCCGTCGAGGCCCGCGGCAGCGGCATCCAGGCGCGCGAGGTGCACAACTTCGCCGCGGCCGGCGCCTTCGCCTGCGACCGCCTGATCGCCGTCGAGGTCATCACGCCCGGCGGCCACTGGTCCTCCTATCCGCCGCACAAGCACGACGAGCACCGCCCCGGCGAGGAGAGCGAGCTGGAGGAGATCTACTACTTCGAGATCGACCGCGGAGGCGTGGGCTACCAGCGCATCTCCCCCTCCCGGCCCGGCGGCGCCGATCTGCTCGCAGAGGTCCGCACCGGTGACGCGGTCCTTGTCCCCGACGGCTGGCACGGCCCGTCGATCGCCGAACCCGGCCGCCCCATGTACTACCTCAATGTGATGGCGGGCCCGGGCGCCGAGCGTGAATGGCTCATCCGCTTCCACCCCGACCACACCGCGGAGGGCTACCGATGA
- a CDS encoding TetR/AcrR family transcriptional regulator — protein sequence MPEPTKPEHTPSSQDTGPAAGRPRRRQARGERRIAQLLDAAASVFCTTGYTAASTNAIAREAGVSPGTLYQFFPNKEAIAVELGGRLLHQWRESHGEALNAAALDLPLEELLDAVLDPLIDFNQQNPAFAVLMHGPDTPGQITDEFTTVHLGLLERIETLMSGYLPDTPADEIARVSTMIFVIFKGGLELVMAHEGAQRAAYTDELKKVLLRYLDPILGDALRPA from the coding sequence GTGCCGGAGCCGACGAAGCCGGAGCACACGCCGAGCAGCCAGGACACCGGGCCGGCCGCGGGCCGGCCGCGCCGGCGCCAGGCCCGCGGCGAGCGCCGCATCGCCCAGCTCCTCGACGCCGCGGCCAGCGTCTTCTGCACGACGGGATACACGGCAGCCAGCACCAACGCCATCGCCCGCGAGGCCGGCGTCTCCCCCGGCACCCTGTACCAGTTCTTCCCGAACAAGGAGGCCATCGCCGTCGAGCTCGGCGGCCGCCTGCTGCACCAGTGGCGCGAGTCCCACGGCGAGGCCCTGAACGCGGCCGCCCTCGACCTCCCGCTCGAAGAGCTGCTGGATGCCGTACTGGACCCGCTCATCGACTTCAACCAGCAGAACCCCGCCTTCGCGGTCCTGATGCACGGCCCCGACACCCCGGGACAGATCACCGACGAGTTCACCACCGTCCACCTGGGCCTGCTCGAACGGATCGAGACACTGATGTCGGGCTACCTGCCCGACACACCCGCCGACGAGATCGCCCGGGTCTCGACGATGATCTTCGTGATCTTCAAGGGGGGACTGGAGCTGGTCATGGCCCACGAGGGCGCGCAGCGTGCGGCGTACACCGATGAACTGAAGAAGGTCCTGCTCCGCTATCTCGACCCGATCCTCGGCGACGCCCTGAGGCCTGCCTGA
- the iolC gene encoding 5-dehydro-2-deoxygluconokinase, which yields MPQPYDVITMGRIGVDLYPLRTGVPLAQADTFGRFLGGSATNVAVAAARLGRRTAVITRTGQDAFGDYLHQALKEFGVDDRWVTPVDAYPTPVTFCEIFPPDDFPLYFYRQPKAPDLEIREDELDLAQVRAARVFWVTGTGLCAQPSRSATLAALAHRARAGTTVFDLDWRPMFWADPAAARPYYTEALTHATVAVGNLEECEIATGEREPYAAAQALLAAGAELAVVKQGPKGVLAVHRDGNRAEVPPVPVDVVNGLGAGDAFGGALCHGLLAGWGLERVMRYANAAGAIVAARLACSSAMPYAQEVEDVLAGGPPPPDPSRPGRTDHPVRSTAAPRATDSAGTGRTPLADPAGAGQAAPASPAPDTDPAPDTDRVRDAGAASAGGRGGGARPGPQAGDSGGAGGAGS from the coding sequence ATGCCTCAGCCCTACGACGTGATCACGATGGGCCGGATCGGGGTGGACCTCTACCCGCTGCGCACCGGGGTCCCGTTGGCGCAGGCCGACACCTTCGGCAGATTCCTCGGCGGCTCCGCCACGAACGTCGCGGTCGCGGCGGCCAGGCTGGGCCGGCGGACGGCGGTGATCACCCGCACCGGGCAGGACGCATTCGGGGATTATCTCCACCAGGCCCTCAAGGAGTTCGGGGTCGACGACCGGTGGGTCACGCCCGTCGACGCGTATCCGACGCCGGTCACCTTCTGTGAGATCTTCCCGCCCGACGACTTTCCGCTCTACTTCTACCGGCAGCCCAAGGCACCCGATCTCGAGATCCGTGAGGACGAGCTGGACCTGGCTCAGGTGCGTGCCGCGCGCGTCTTCTGGGTGACCGGTACCGGGCTGTGTGCGCAGCCGAGCCGGTCGGCGACGCTGGCCGCGCTGGCCCACCGGGCGCGGGCCGGGACCACCGTCTTCGACCTCGACTGGCGCCCGATGTTCTGGGCGGACCCCGCGGCGGCACGGCCGTACTACACCGAGGCGCTGACGCATGCGACGGTCGCCGTCGGCAATCTCGAGGAGTGCGAGATCGCCACCGGGGAGCGCGAGCCGTACGCCGCGGCGCAGGCGCTGCTGGCGGCGGGGGCCGAGCTCGCCGTCGTCAAGCAGGGCCCCAAGGGCGTCCTGGCCGTCCACCGCGACGGAAACCGGGCCGAGGTCCCGCCGGTCCCGGTGGATGTCGTGAACGGGCTCGGCGCGGGAGACGCGTTCGGCGGGGCACTGTGCCATGGGCTGCTCGCGGGCTGGGGGTTGGAGCGCGTGATGCGGTACGCGAACGCGGCGGGGGCGATCGTGGCGGCGCGGCTGGCGTGCTCGAGCGCGATGCCGTACGCCCAGGAGGTCGAGGACGTCCTCGCGGGCGGCCCGCCCCCACCGGACCCGAGCCGCCCCGGCCGCACGGACCACCCGGTGCGGAGCACCGCAGCTCCCCGCGCCACGGACTCCGCCGGTACGGGGCGGACCCCGCTCGCCGACCCGGCCGGAGCGGGGCAGGCCGCGCCCGCCTCCCCCGCACCGGACACCGACCCCGCACCGGACACCGACCGGGTGCGGGACGCCGGGGCCGCCTCCGCGGGAGGCCGGGGCGGCGGGGCGCGGCCCGGTCCGCAGGCCGGTGACAGCGGCGGGGCAGGAGGGGCGGGGTCGTGA
- the iolD gene encoding 3D-(3,5/4)-trihydroxycyclohexane-1,2-dione acylhydrolase (decyclizing), whose protein sequence is MNTRRLTTAQALVAFLARQYTERDGRRRRLIGATWGIFGHGNVAGIGQALLESEADMPFVQGRNEQAMVHAAVGYARQSRRLSTHAVTTSIGPGATNMVTGAALATVNRLPVLLLPGDVFATRPADPVLQQLEVPYAGDVSVNDALRPVSRYFDRITRPEALIPAALQAMRVLTDPAETGAVTLALPQDVQAEAYDWPEEFFTDRVWPVRRPRADADALTELAQAVRSARRPLIVAGGGVHHSEAEQALRDFAGATGIPVASTQAGKGSLPHDHPCDVGGIGHTGTATADELARTADLVIGVGTRWSDFTTASSTLFADPAVRFANINITGFDARKMSGLSVVADARGALEELTAALGGAHRVDPAYAQEYSDGKEHWEQLVDAAYESGDPDARPTQTQVLGALDTLVTGDDILINAAGSLPGDLHKLWRTRSADQYHVEYGYSCMGYEIPAAIGVAMAAPGRPVWALVGDGTYLMNPTEIVTAVQENIPLKMVILQNHGYASIGGLSEAVGAERFGTAYRHRAPDLTYTGAPLPVDLAANAASLGMRVIRARTLRDLREALAEARSADAATCVYVETETADTVSGPPGAQAWWDVPVAETAARPSAVKAREEYDRQAVARRRHL, encoded by the coding sequence ATGAACACACGACGCCTCACCACGGCCCAGGCGCTCGTCGCCTTCCTCGCCCGCCAGTACACCGAGCGCGACGGCCGGCGCCGGCGGCTGATCGGCGCCACCTGGGGCATCTTCGGCCACGGCAATGTGGCCGGCATCGGCCAGGCGCTGCTGGAGTCGGAGGCGGACATGCCCTTCGTCCAGGGCCGCAACGAACAGGCCATGGTCCACGCCGCAGTCGGCTACGCCCGCCAGTCCCGCCGGCTCTCCACCCACGCCGTGACCACCTCCATCGGCCCCGGTGCCACCAACATGGTCACCGGCGCCGCCCTCGCCACCGTCAACCGGCTGCCGGTCCTGCTGCTGCCGGGTGATGTTTTCGCGACCCGCCCCGCCGATCCGGTCCTCCAGCAGCTGGAGGTGCCGTACGCGGGAGATGTGTCGGTCAATGACGCGCTGCGCCCGGTGTCCCGGTACTTCGACCGCATCACCCGCCCCGAGGCACTGATCCCGGCCGCGCTCCAGGCGATGCGGGTGCTCACCGACCCCGCCGAGACTGGCGCGGTCACGCTCGCGCTCCCGCAGGACGTGCAGGCCGAGGCGTACGACTGGCCGGAGGAGTTCTTCACCGACCGGGTGTGGCCGGTGCGCCGGCCGCGGGCCGACGCCGATGCGCTCACCGAACTGGCACAGGCGGTGCGGTCCGCCCGCCGCCCCCTGATCGTCGCGGGCGGCGGCGTCCACCACAGCGAGGCCGAACAGGCGCTGCGCGACTTCGCCGGCGCCACCGGCATCCCCGTCGCCTCCACCCAGGCCGGCAAGGGCTCGCTGCCCCACGACCATCCCTGCGACGTCGGCGGCATCGGCCACACCGGCACCGCCACCGCCGACGAGCTGGCCCGCACCGCGGACCTCGTGATCGGCGTCGGCACGCGCTGGTCCGACTTCACCACCGCCTCCTCGACGCTGTTCGCCGATCCGGCGGTCCGTTTCGCCAACATCAACATCACCGGCTTCGACGCCCGCAAGATGTCCGGGCTCTCCGTGGTCGCGGACGCACGCGGCGCGCTGGAGGAGCTCACCGCCGCGCTGGGCGGCGCCCACCGCGTCGACCCCGCGTACGCGCAGGAGTACAGCGACGGCAAGGAGCACTGGGAGCAACTTGTCGACGCCGCGTACGAGAGCGGCGACCCGGACGCCCGCCCCACCCAGACCCAGGTCCTCGGCGCGCTGGACACCCTCGTCACCGGCGACGACATCCTCATCAACGCGGCCGGCTCCCTCCCCGGTGACCTGCACAAACTGTGGCGCACCCGCTCGGCGGACCAGTACCACGTCGAGTACGGCTACTCCTGCATGGGCTACGAGATCCCGGCCGCCATCGGCGTCGCCATGGCCGCGCCAGGCCGCCCCGTCTGGGCCCTGGTCGGCGACGGCACGTATCTGATGAACCCCACCGAGATCGTCACCGCCGTCCAGGAGAACATCCCCCTCAAGATGGTGATCCTGCAGAACCATGGGTACGCCTCCATCGGGGGCCTCTCAGAGGCTGTCGGTGCGGAGCGCTTCGGCACCGCGTACCGCCACAGGGCCCCCGACCTGACCTACACCGGAGCCCCGCTGCCGGTCGACCTGGCGGCCAACGCCGCCTCCCTCGGGATGCGGGTGATCCGTGCCCGGACCCTGCGTGACCTGCGCGAAGCCCTCGCCGAGGCCCGTTCGGCGGACGCGGCCACATGTGTCTACGTCGAGACCGAAACGGCAGACACTGTGTCGGGCCCGCCCGGGGCACAGGCGTGGTGGGATGTTCCAGTGGCCGAGACCGCGGCCCGCCCGTCGGCGGTCAAGGCCCGCGAGGAGTACGACCGACAGGCCGTAGCCCGACGCCGCCATCTGTGA
- a CDS encoding sugar phosphate isomerase/epimerase family protein, with the protein MTSSVPALNRIRVGSAPDSWGVWFPDDSRQVPWQRFLDEVARAGYEWIELGPYGYLPSDPVRLAEETSRRGLKVSAGTVFTGLHHGAAVWDETWAHVSDIAALTRAMGAEHLVVIPSFWRDDKTGEVLEDRTLSAAQWRDLTSQTERLGREVRERYGLKIVVHPHADTHIDSEENVSRFLDATDSDLVSLCLDTGHYAYCGGDSVKLIETYGERIGYLHLKQVDPRILAEVVADEVPFGPAVGRGVMCEPPAGVPALEPVLAAAQALGVELFAIVEQDMYPCPPDRPFPIAERTRGFLRSCGL; encoded by the coding sequence ATGACCTCCTCCGTCCCCGCCCTGAACCGCATCCGGGTCGGCTCGGCCCCCGACTCCTGGGGGGTGTGGTTTCCCGATGATTCGCGGCAAGTCCCTTGGCAGCGCTTCCTCGACGAGGTCGCGCGGGCCGGCTACGAGTGGATCGAACTCGGCCCCTACGGCTACCTCCCCAGCGATCCGGTGCGCCTCGCCGAGGAGACCTCCCGGCGCGGGCTGAAGGTCTCGGCCGGGACGGTCTTCACCGGGCTGCATCACGGGGCTGCCGTGTGGGACGAGACCTGGGCGCATGTCTCGGACATCGCGGCGCTCACCCGGGCGATGGGTGCGGAGCATCTCGTGGTGATCCCTTCCTTCTGGCGCGACGACAAGACCGGCGAGGTGCTGGAGGACCGCACCCTCAGCGCCGCGCAGTGGCGTGATCTCACCTCCCAGACCGAACGGCTGGGCCGGGAGGTGCGCGAGCGGTACGGGCTGAAGATCGTCGTCCATCCGCACGCGGACACCCATATCGACAGCGAGGAGAACGTCAGCCGGTTCCTGGACGCCACCGACTCCGACCTGGTCTCGCTCTGTCTGGACACCGGGCACTACGCCTACTGCGGCGGCGACAGCGTCAAGCTGATCGAGACGTACGGGGAGCGCATCGGCTATCTCCATCTCAAGCAGGTCGATCCGCGGATCCTCGCCGAAGTCGTCGCGGACGAGGTGCCGTTCGGGCCTGCGGTCGGGCGGGGCGTGATGTGCGAGCCACCGGCCGGGGTGCCCGCACTGGAGCCCGTACTGGCCGCGGCGCAGGCACTGGGTGTCGAACTCTTCGCCATCGTGGAGCAGGACATGTACCCGTGTCCGCCGGACAGGCCCTTCCCGATCGCCGAACGCACCCGCGGCTTCCTGCGCTCCTGCGGCCTCTGA